One genomic region from Actinocatenispora thailandica encodes:
- a CDS encoding DUF4350 domain-containing protein, with the protein MSTRSSRRRFRFRRWMAPVAVLLVLFTGTIVTWAMQRVTPGDAQFLEPASRAGIGAATAAHRLAATGVPVRRVGGSAAALSAATGGATLLVTAPGYLRPARLGRLLAPGRYRRVVLVAPSPTVLDEQRLPARRTGSRWTTGVADAGCSGGPAVGPAAVRGDTYAATAPGARRCYAGGVLLLPAAGGPQVVLVGAADVFRNDRIAEHRNAALAAALLGTRPVVWLSLHRPEPVEQVQLPPPAPTASPDRPEPSVTAGTTAPSATAGDGSARAGGGSSGGGSPPNPLWSALPPWVWAIVVQLLVAAALFAGWRARRLGGPVGEPLPVLVPSTETVLGRARLYRRAHAREAAAAALRAGTLRRLRAGLGATAEASSPVALATASGWPVGRVESVLYGPAPERDDDLRALAADLAELRRRVLDPRYGPAKEETRRAGHR; encoded by the coding sequence ATGAGCACCCGGAGCAGCCGGCGCCGGTTCCGGTTCCGGCGCTGGATGGCGCCGGTGGCGGTGCTGCTGGTGCTGTTCACCGGCACGATCGTGACCTGGGCGATGCAGCGGGTCACCCCCGGTGACGCGCAGTTCCTGGAACCGGCGTCGCGTGCCGGCATCGGCGCCGCCACCGCCGCGCACCGGCTCGCCGCCACCGGCGTACCGGTGCGCCGGGTCGGCGGCTCGGCCGCCGCCCTGTCGGCCGCCACCGGCGGCGCGACGCTCCTGGTCACGGCGCCGGGTTACCTGCGGCCGGCGCGGCTGGGCCGGCTGCTCGCACCGGGCCGGTACCGCCGGGTGGTGCTGGTCGCGCCGTCGCCGACGGTGCTCGACGAGCAGCGGCTGCCGGCCCGCCGTACCGGCAGCCGGTGGACCACCGGGGTGGCCGACGCGGGCTGTTCCGGCGGCCCGGCGGTCGGACCGGCGGCGGTGCGCGGCGACACGTACGCGGCGACCGCGCCGGGGGCGCGCCGGTGCTATGCCGGCGGCGTACTGCTGCTGCCGGCGGCCGGTGGGCCGCAGGTGGTGCTGGTCGGCGCGGCGGACGTGTTCCGCAACGACCGGATCGCCGAGCACCGCAACGCGGCGCTGGCCGCCGCGCTGCTCGGTACCCGCCCGGTGGTGTGGCTCAGCCTGCACCGGCCGGAACCGGTCGAGCAGGTCCAGCTGCCGCCACCGGCTCCGACCGCCAGCCCCGATCGGCCCGAGCCGTCGGTGACCGCCGGTACCACCGCGCCGTCGGCGACGGCGGGCGACGGGTCCGCCCGGGCCGGCGGCGGCTCGTCCGGCGGCGGCAGCCCGCCGAACCCGCTGTGGTCGGCGCTGCCGCCCTGGGTGTGGGCGATCGTGGTGCAGCTGCTGGTGGCGGCGGCGCTGTTCGCCGGGTGGCGGGCCCGGCGGCTCGGCGGTCCGGTCGGCGAGCCGCTGCCGGTCCTGGTACCGAGCACCGAGACCGTCCTCGGCCGGGCCCGGCTGTACCGGCGCGCGCACGCCCGGGAGGCCGCGGCGGCGGCGCTGCGGGCCGGTACCCTGCGGCGGCTACGAGCGGGGCTCGGTGCGACGGCGGAGGCGAGCAGCCCGGTCGCGCTGGCCACCGCGTCCGGCTGGCCGGTGGGGCGGGTCGAGTCGGTGCTGTACGGTCCGGCTCCGGAACGCGACGACGATCTGCGCGCGCTCGCCGCCGACCTGGCCG
- a CDS encoding DUF4129 domain-containing protein, whose amino-acid sequence MSLSRSWTEFVADLADHVPGGVAGLAALVLLLAGLALIALYWRPRRRHRPEPVDPPATDEPAEAATDDEDDAVPELPPAQLASLADRYAAAGRYAEAVRERLRAMVRELVERGVLRHRPEWTVTELAAAAGAAAPGLAGTMTEAADVFSRIWYARRPATAADDARMRTLAAAVAERAGATR is encoded by the coding sequence GTGAGTCTCTCCCGGTCCTGGACCGAGTTCGTCGCCGACCTGGCCGATCACGTACCGGGCGGGGTCGCCGGGCTCGCCGCGCTGGTGCTGCTGCTCGCCGGGCTCGCGCTGATCGCCCTGTACTGGCGGCCCCGGCGGCGGCACCGGCCCGAGCCGGTCGACCCGCCGGCCACCGACGAGCCGGCCGAGGCGGCCACCGACGACGAGGACGACGCGGTGCCGGAGCTGCCGCCGGCGCAGCTGGCCTCCCTCGCGGACCGGTACGCGGCGGCCGGCCGGTACGCCGAGGCGGTCCGCGAACGGCTCCGGGCGATGGTGCGCGAGCTGGTGGAACGCGGCGTGCTGCGGCACCGTCCGGAGTGGACGGTCACGGAACTGGCCGCCGCCGCCGGCGCCGCGGCACCGGGACTGGCCGGGACGATGACCGAAGCGGCCGACGTGTTCTCCCGGATCTGGTACGCCCGGCGCCCCGCCACCGCGGCCGACGACGCGCGGATGCGCACCCTCGCCGCCGCCGTGGCCGAGCGAGCGGGGGCGACCCGATGA
- a CDS encoding FadR/GntR family transcriptional regulator, giving the protein MPLRNAARTPLVDQVITQLREQISSGEWPVGSKIPTEPDLVAALGVGRNTLREAVRALAHLGLLESRQGAGTYVRADNELAGAVRRRLARAELRDATELRRGLEVEAARLAARRRTDDDLAALRAALAAREAAWADQDAQLFVETDARFHHAVADCSHNAMLIELYADFGEALRDVLHTCVGGEVRPDEYLSHTGLVEAISAGDEDRAAAEAATFLRLYDTG; this is encoded by the coding sequence ATGCCACTGCGCAACGCCGCCCGTACCCCGCTGGTCGACCAGGTGATCACCCAGCTGCGGGAGCAGATCTCGTCCGGCGAGTGGCCGGTGGGCAGCAAGATTCCCACCGAACCGGACCTGGTCGCGGCGCTCGGCGTGGGTCGCAACACCCTCCGCGAGGCGGTCCGGGCGCTCGCCCACCTCGGCCTGCTGGAGTCGAGGCAGGGCGCCGGCACGTACGTGCGGGCCGACAACGAGCTGGCCGGCGCGGTCCGCCGGCGACTCGCCCGGGCCGAACTGCGGGACGCCACCGAGCTGCGGCGCGGCCTGGAGGTGGAGGCGGCCCGGCTCGCCGCCCGCCGGCGTACCGACGACGACCTGGCGGCGCTGCGGGCCGCGCTGGCCGCGCGCGAGGCGGCGTGGGCCGATCAGGACGCGCAGCTGTTCGTCGAGACCGACGCCCGGTTCCATCACGCGGTCGCCGACTGCTCGCACAACGCGATGCTGATCGAGCTGTACGCGGACTTCGGCGAGGCGCTGCGCGACGTGCTGCACACCTGCGTCGGCGGCGAGGTCCGGCCGGACGAGTACCTGAGCCACACCGGGCTGGTCGAGGCGATCTCGGCCGGCGACGAGGACCGCGCCGCGGCCGAGGCCGCCACGTTCCTCCGGCTGTACGACACCGGCTGA
- a CDS encoding CynX/NimT family MFS transporter: MPETTQDQQPTRTAVAGAGEPARRRARWLIGAGILLVALNLRPAITSVGALLDQLQSGLSMSGATAGLLTTLPALCFGAFSGLAPRLARRFGADRVLLAAMAALVAGLVLRPLAGSAPVFLAVSVLCLAGIAAGNVTLPVLVRTYFPDRLGLLTGLYTTVLNLGAALASAVAVPVAAAAGGWRGGLALWATIAAFGLLPWLGALRRRQPSPAATAPVGAAPGVRPSRTRLGWALAVYMGTQSLQAYVVFGWLAKIFAAAGYSSSTAGLLVSLVVAVGMPIAFFLPTLAGRTRDQRPYVLLLIGCYVVGYLGLLLAPHAGALAWALLIGVGGGAFPLALLMVGLRARTPAGTAGLSGFVQSVGYLIAAVGPLLVGVLHDATHGWLVPILFLLVMLVPQLFGGLAAGRNRYIEDEARSQSR, translated from the coding sequence GTGCCGGAGACGACCCAGGACCAGCAGCCCACCCGTACCGCCGTCGCCGGTGCGGGTGAGCCGGCCCGACGTCGAGCCCGCTGGCTGATCGGCGCCGGCATCCTGCTCGTCGCGCTCAACCTGCGACCCGCCATCACCAGCGTCGGCGCGCTGCTCGACCAGTTGCAGTCCGGACTGTCCATGTCCGGCGCCACCGCCGGGCTGCTGACCACCCTGCCGGCGCTGTGCTTCGGCGCGTTCTCCGGTCTCGCGCCGCGACTGGCCCGCCGGTTCGGGGCCGACCGGGTGCTCCTCGCCGCGATGGCCGCGCTCGTCGCCGGCCTGGTGCTGCGCCCGCTGGCCGGCTCGGCCCCGGTGTTCCTCGCCGTCAGCGTGCTGTGCCTGGCCGGCATCGCCGCCGGCAACGTGACCCTGCCGGTCCTGGTTCGCACGTACTTCCCGGACCGGCTCGGGCTGCTCACCGGGCTGTACACGACGGTGCTCAACCTGGGCGCCGCGCTCGCCTCCGCGGTGGCGGTCCCGGTGGCGGCCGCCGCCGGTGGCTGGCGCGGCGGCCTGGCGCTGTGGGCCACGATCGCGGCGTTCGGGCTGCTGCCCTGGCTCGGTGCGCTGCGCCGCCGGCAGCCCTCGCCCGCGGCCACCGCGCCGGTCGGTGCGGCGCCGGGCGTCCGGCCGTCCCGTACCCGGTTGGGCTGGGCGCTCGCCGTCTACATGGGCACCCAGTCGCTGCAGGCGTACGTGGTGTTCGGCTGGCTGGCGAAGATCTTCGCCGCCGCGGGCTACTCCTCGTCCACGGCCGGGCTGCTGGTGTCGCTGGTGGTCGCGGTCGGGATGCCGATCGCGTTCTTCCTGCCCACGCTGGCCGGCCGGACCCGCGACCAGCGGCCGTACGTGCTGCTGCTGATCGGCTGCTACGTGGTGGGCTACCTCGGGCTGTTGCTGGCCCCGCACGCCGGCGCGCTGGCCTGGGCGCTGCTGATCGGCGTCGGGGGTGGCGCGTTCCCGCTGGCACTGCTGATGGTCGGGCTGCGCGCGCGTACGCCGGCCGGTACGGCCGGGTTGTCCGGGTTCGTGCAGAGCGTCGGGTATCTGATCGCCGCCGTCGGCCCGCTGCTCGTCGGCGTGCTGCACGACGCGACGCACGGCTGGCTGGTGCCGATCCTGTTCCTGCTGGTGATGCTGGTACCGCAGCTGTTCGGCGGGCTGGCCGCCGGGCGCAACCGGTACATCGAGGACGAAGCACGGTCGCAATCGCGCTGA
- the mtrA gene encoding MtrAB system response regulator MtrA, whose protein sequence is MRARVLVVDDDPALAEMLGIVLRSEGFMPSFVADGERALAAFRETRPDIVLLDLMLPGMSGIDVCRAIRGESGVPIVMLTAKSDTVDVVLGLESGADDYVVKPFKPKELVARMRARLRRGEDTAPELLTIGPPGRQISIDVPAHTATRNGAEVKLTPLEFDLLVALARKPRQVFTREVLLEQVWGYRHAADTRLVNVHVQRLRAKIEPDPERPEIILTVRGVGYKAGTG, encoded by the coding sequence GTGAGGGCGCGAGTGCTCGTCGTCGACGACGACCCGGCGCTGGCCGAGATGCTCGGCATCGTGCTGCGCAGCGAGGGGTTCATGCCCTCGTTCGTGGCCGACGGTGAGCGGGCCCTGGCGGCGTTCCGGGAGACCAGGCCGGACATCGTGCTGCTCGACCTGATGCTGCCCGGGATGAGCGGGATCGACGTCTGTCGGGCGATTCGGGGCGAGTCCGGGGTGCCGATCGTGATGCTCACCGCCAAGAGCGACACCGTCGACGTGGTCCTCGGCCTGGAGTCCGGGGCCGACGACTACGTGGTCAAGCCGTTCAAGCCCAAGGAACTGGTGGCCCGGATGCGGGCGCGGCTGCGGCGCGGCGAGGACACCGCGCCGGAGCTGCTCACCATCGGCCCGCCCGGCCGGCAGATCAGCATCGACGTGCCCGCCCACACCGCCACCCGCAACGGCGCCGAGGTCAAGCTGACCCCGCTGGAGTTCGACCTGCTCGTGGCGTTGGCACGCAAGCCGCGACAGGTGTTCACTCGTGAGGTGCTCCTGGAACAGGTCTGGGGCTACCGACACGCCGCGGACACCCGGCTGGTCAACGTGCACGTGCAGCGGTTACGGGCCAAGATCGAGCCCGACCCGGAACGTCCGGAGATCATCCTGACCGTCCGCGGTGTCGGCTACAAGGCAGGCACGGGGTAA